The sequence tccaaaagaagaagtcGAATAGAGCGAAGAAGACAAGAAGAAcatggagttaaatgccaaagcCATCAACATGATGCACTGTGCTATCAGCGTCGATGAATATTGGAAGGTATCTAGATGCAAGACGGTAAAAGAGATTTGGGAGAAACTCCAAGTCACTCACGAATGTaccaaacaagtcaaagaaacaatGATAGATATGCTGCAAAAAGAATATGAGATATTTttcatgaaggatggagaaatcaTTGATGAGATGTTTGAGAAATTCTCAATCATTATAAACAGCTTAGATGTTATGAAAATGACCCACATTGAACAAACACTTGTGAAAAAAGTTCTTAGAAGTcttacaaaagagtgggaaataAAAGCAACCATGGTAGCCAAGAGAAACAATCTGAGTCCATTATCATATGATGAGTTGAGAAGGAAACGTCTTGCATAAAAAATCACACACACCAGCCAAGACACAAAAGGAAAAGGAGTGGCCCTAAAATCTAAAGTTGAATCATTGGAGGATGATTTCTATGATAGTTTTTCAGATgatgaaattttattttttgctaggagattg is a genomic window of Arachis ipaensis cultivar K30076 chromosome B06, Araip1.1, whole genome shotgun sequence containing:
- the LOC107647392 gene encoding uncharacterized protein LOC107647392, giving the protein MELNAKAINMMHCAISVDEYWKVSRCKTVKEIWEKLQVTHECTKQVKETMIDMLQKEYEIFFMKDGEIIDEMFEKFSIIINSLDVMKMTHIEQTLVKKVLRSLTKEWEIKATMVAKRNNLSPLSYDELRRKRLA